One Phycisphaeraceae bacterium genomic window carries:
- a CDS encoding multidrug efflux RND transporter permease subunit, which translates to MFAEFPVRRPIVSIVIAILIVIMGLVAYPTMPVAQYPDITPPVVQVTTTYPGASAQVVADTVASPIEQQVNGVPGMIYMESTSSSDGSYTLKVTFELGTDIDIASVLVQNRVNIALPKLPEEVKRNGVTTDRVSSNVITVFSLAPKDEDAASKFDDLFIANYLTINVLDEIKRIQGVGDAKIFPAKDYGIRVWLDPDKLKSRGLTTMDVINALKEQNVQVAAGAIGQPPAPEGQAFQYNVSTLGRLSDVEQFENVIVRAEGNRIVRVRDVARVELGGKSYDLLARYKGTPAGAMVVYQAPGGNAVQVAKDIETLLHAKSDTLPEGLSFETIYDTSEFVLAAIEEVFHTFFEALALVLAVVIIFLGSLRLSVIPMLAIPVSIIGAFAFAKIFGFSVNMPVLFGLIVAIGIVVDDAIVVVENIERVMTETHLPPKEATVQAMKEVLAPVISITVVLMAVFIPTAFLPGISGQLFRQFALTIAASTFISGICAITLTPALSGLILKPHKEGKKKFILVRWFNAGFDKLANGYARLVKFLVHPAVILFTLASFAGCFVLIVWSFTRVPTGFVPLEDRGMVMIDLWMPDAASQERTLAAVEQIEKILSETEGVRNYTSLPGFSMINNNGSNYALFFIGLEDWSERLPRGRDLATIMAELREKTARVPDGLAIVFSLPAVDGVGSASGFDLRLQDRAGLGRVAMGEVVQGLVADGNAQTKLQGVNSAFRPAVPQLFADVDRERVKILGIPLQDVFSTMSGYLSSAYVNDFNLFGRTWQVNVSADSRFRSKPEDIARLDVRSPDGRMIPLGSLVTVSEIMGADRVVRYNIFPAAVVQGQPAPGVSSGEALRIVETMADAKLPPGMTYEWTALSYQEKLVGSQAIVVFAMALLVVYLILAALYESWFIPLAVVLSIPLAVLGAMAGLMWRGMDNNIYTQVGLVLLVGLGAKNAILIVEFAKAYREQGKGIVESAVEASRLRLRPILMTALAFILGVLPLMIATGAGAASRQAIGTAVFYGMIGNTLLGLIFTPVLYVVIQTLTERVFGVKAAPAAKAPVTEGAHA; encoded by the coding sequence ACATCACGCCCCCGGTCGTGCAGGTGACCACAACCTATCCCGGCGCCAGCGCGCAGGTCGTGGCTGACACCGTCGCCTCGCCGATCGAGCAGCAGGTCAACGGCGTGCCCGGCATGATCTACATGGAGAGCACGTCCTCCAGCGACGGCTCCTACACACTCAAAGTCACGTTCGAGCTGGGCACCGACATCGATATCGCGTCCGTGCTCGTCCAGAACCGCGTCAACATCGCGTTGCCAAAGCTCCCGGAAGAGGTCAAACGCAACGGCGTGACGACCGATCGCGTCTCGTCCAACGTCATTACCGTGTTCTCCCTGGCGCCCAAGGACGAAGACGCCGCGTCGAAGTTCGACGACCTGTTCATCGCGAACTACCTCACCATCAATGTTCTCGACGAGATCAAACGCATCCAGGGCGTCGGCGACGCCAAGATCTTCCCGGCCAAGGACTACGGCATCCGCGTCTGGCTCGACCCGGACAAGCTCAAGTCCCGCGGCCTGACCACGATGGACGTGATCAACGCGCTCAAGGAGCAGAACGTCCAGGTGGCCGCCGGCGCGATCGGCCAGCCGCCCGCCCCGGAAGGGCAGGCATTCCAATACAACGTCTCCACACTCGGTCGTCTCAGCGATGTCGAGCAGTTCGAGAATGTGATCGTCCGCGCCGAGGGCAACAGGATCGTCCGTGTTCGAGACGTCGCCCGCGTCGAGCTGGGCGGCAAGTCCTACGACCTCCTCGCCCGCTACAAGGGCACCCCGGCCGGCGCGATGGTCGTCTATCAGGCGCCCGGCGGCAACGCGGTGCAGGTCGCCAAAGACATCGAAACGCTCCTCCATGCCAAGTCCGACACGCTCCCCGAGGGCCTGTCCTTCGAGACGATCTACGACACTTCCGAGTTCGTGCTCGCGGCTATCGAGGAAGTCTTCCACACGTTCTTCGAGGCGCTCGCGCTCGTCCTCGCCGTGGTCATCATCTTCCTCGGCAGTCTGCGCCTCTCCGTGATCCCGATGCTGGCGATCCCCGTCTCGATCATCGGCGCATTCGCCTTCGCCAAGATCTTCGGCTTCTCGGTCAACATGCCCGTGCTCTTCGGCCTCATCGTCGCCATCGGCATCGTCGTCGACGACGCGATCGTCGTCGTCGAGAACATCGAACGCGTGATGACCGAGACGCACCTGCCGCCCAAAGAAGCGACCGTGCAGGCCATGAAAGAGGTCCTCGCGCCGGTGATCAGCATCACCGTCGTCCTCATGGCCGTCTTCATCCCCACCGCGTTCCTGCCGGGCATCAGCGGGCAGTTGTTCCGGCAGTTCGCCCTCACCATCGCCGCGAGTACATTCATCAGCGGCATCTGCGCCATCACGCTCACCCCGGCGCTCTCCGGGCTCATCCTCAAGCCGCACAAGGAGGGGAAGAAGAAGTTCATCCTCGTGCGCTGGTTCAACGCCGGCTTCGACAAGCTGGCGAACGGGTACGCGCGACTCGTCAAGTTCCTCGTGCACCCCGCCGTCATCCTGTTCACCCTGGCAAGCTTCGCCGGCTGCTTCGTGCTGATCGTCTGGTCCTTCACACGAGTCCCGACCGGCTTCGTCCCCCTCGAAGACCGAGGCATGGTGATGATCGACCTGTGGATGCCCGACGCCGCATCGCAGGAGCGAACACTCGCCGCGGTGGAGCAGATCGAGAAAATCCTGTCCGAGACCGAGGGTGTGCGGAACTACACATCCCTGCCCGGCTTCTCGATGATCAACAACAACGGCTCGAACTACGCCCTGTTCTTCATCGGCCTCGAGGACTGGTCGGAGCGTCTGCCCAGGGGCAGGGACCTCGCGACCATCATGGCCGAGCTGCGCGAGAAAACCGCGCGGGTCCCCGACGGCCTCGCGATCGTGTTCTCGCTCCCCGCTGTCGACGGCGTCGGCAGCGCATCGGGCTTCGACCTGCGCCTCCAGGACCGCGCCGGACTCGGTCGCGTCGCGATGGGGGAGGTCGTGCAGGGACTCGTCGCCGACGGCAACGCCCAGACGAAACTGCAGGGAGTCAACAGCGCCTTCCGGCCCGCCGTGCCCCAGCTCTTCGCCGATGTCGACCGCGAGCGCGTGAAGATCCTCGGCATCCCGTTGCAGGACGTGTTCTCGACGATGTCGGGGTATCTTTCGTCGGCGTACGTGAACGACTTCAACCTCTTCGGACGGACCTGGCAGGTCAATGTGTCGGCCGACAGCCGGTTCCGCTCGAAGCCCGAGGATATCGCCCGCCTCGACGTGCGCTCCCCGGACGGACGCATGATCCCCCTCGGCTCCCTCGTGACCGTCTCCGAGATCATGGGCGCCGATCGCGTCGTGCGGTACAACATCTTCCCGGCGGCGGTAGTGCAGGGACAGCCGGCGCCTGGCGTGTCCTCCGGTGAGGCGCTGCGCATCGTCGAAACCATGGCCGACGCGAAACTCCCGCCCGGCATGACCTACGAATGGACCGCGCTCTCCTACCAGGAGAAACTGGTCGGCAGTCAGGCGATCGTCGTCTTCGCGATGGCCCTGCTCGTCGTGTACCTGATCCTCGCGGCTCTGTACGAGAGCTGGTTCATCCCGCTCGCGGTCGTGCTCTCGATCCCGCTCGCGGTGCTCGGCGCGATGGCCGGGCTGATGTGGCGCGGCATGGACAACAACATCTACACGCAGGTCGGCCTCGTGCTCCTCGTCGGCCTCGGCGCGAAGAACGCGATCCTCATCGTCGAGTTCGCGAAGGCCTATCGGGAGCAGGGCAAGGGCATCGTCGAGTCCGCCGTCGAGGCGTCGCGCCTGCGACTGCGCCCGATCCTCATGACCGCGTTGGCGTTCATCCTGGGCGTGCTGCCGCTGATGATCGCCACCGGCGCCGGCGCCGCCAGCCGCCAGGCGATCGGCACCGCGGTGTTCTACGGCATGATCGGCAACACGCTGCTCGGCCTGATCTTCACGCCGGTGCTGTACGTGGTCATCCAGACACTGACCGAGCGGGTGTTCGGCGTGAAGGCAGCCCCCGCCGCGAAGGCGCCAGTCACGGAGGGAGCGCACGCGTGA
- a CDS encoding LOG family protein, protein MSEHRMPIGSSRAVTITDEEAVKEIISTSVMGLWEIVNNLTRLRPTRRERYRVAIFGSARAAPGSFAYEEVKRVAAAFTEMGCDIVTGGGPGLMQAANEGAASAGQPNRSTGIRVDLPFEQEVNPFVEHAFEHKTFFSRLHHFVLTSDAFVVAPGGIGTVLETMMIWQLLQVRHVDDVPLILVGKMWKGLVEWARESMLNPQMPLASQEDIDMPLCLPSADEAIAVVRDLHAKWAAKQPGKPNQ, encoded by the coding sequence ATGTCCGAGCACCGCATGCCCATTGGCTCCTCACGCGCCGTGACCATCACCGATGAAGAGGCGGTGAAGGAGATCATCTCCACGTCGGTGATGGGTCTCTGGGAGATCGTCAACAACTTGACGCGACTGCGTCCGACGCGGCGCGAGCGATACCGCGTCGCGATCTTCGGCTCGGCACGGGCTGCGCCGGGGTCGTTCGCGTACGAAGAGGTCAAGCGCGTCGCGGCCGCATTCACCGAGATGGGCTGCGACATCGTCACCGGCGGCGGGCCCGGCCTGATGCAGGCGGCCAACGAGGGCGCAGCCAGCGCCGGACAGCCGAACCGGTCCACCGGCATCCGCGTCGATCTGCCCTTCGAACAGGAGGTGAACCCGTTCGTCGAGCACGCGTTCGAGCACAAGACCTTCTTCAGTCGGTTGCACCACTTCGTGCTCACATCGGACGCATTCGTGGTGGCGCCCGGCGGGATCGGCACGGTGCTCGAAACCATGATGATCTGGCAGCTGTTGCAGGTCCGGCACGTCGATGACGTGCCGCTGATCCTCGTCGGCAAGATGTGGAAGGGTCTGGTCGAGTGGGCGAGGGAGAGCATGCTGAACCCGCAGATGCCCCTCGCGAGCCAGGAGGACATCGATATGCCGCTCTGCCTGCCGTCGGCCGACGAAGCGATCGCTGTCGTCAGAGACCTCCACGCCAAGTGGGCCGCGAAGCAGCCCGGCAAACCGAATCAGTGA
- a CDS encoding aspartate ammonia-lyase gives MAKRKTQAARTRTEHDLLGSKRVPASAYYGVQTARAMENFHITGVPISHYPDLVRAFAMVKMAAARANRDCGILPTKICRAIEAACRDILDGQLHDQFTVDIIQGGAGTSTNMNANEVIANRALEHLGRHRGEYEFCDPHDHVNLSQSTNDAYPTSLHIAMLLTNDRLIAELDLLIESFRKKGKKFAKVLKMGRTQLQDAVPMTLGQEFESWAASIQDEARVLRRVEAALCDVNMGATAIGTGLNAPRGYGRKCVVHLASITGKRITLAKDLIEATQDTQAFVLYSSVLKSLAIKLSKVCNDLRLLSSGPRAGLNEINLPPMQPGSSIMPGKVNPVIPEVVNQVCFAAIGNDLTVTMAAEAGQLQLNVMEPVIAARVFESQTMFLRAARTLREHCVDGITANEDICRGFVERSIGIVTALNPHIGYDKATEIAAEALRSGKGVVELVREKKLLSEAQIRKVLDPVALTNIRIVRPRKKVGSRQTRR, from the coding sequence ATGGCGAAGCGAAAGACCCAGGCCGCCCGCACGCGCACCGAGCACGACCTGCTCGGCTCCAAGCGTGTCCCGGCGAGCGCGTACTACGGCGTGCAGACCGCGCGCGCGATGGAGAACTTTCACATCACCGGGGTGCCGATCAGCCACTACCCCGATCTGGTGCGCGCCTTCGCGATGGTCAAGATGGCCGCGGCACGCGCGAACCGTGACTGCGGGATCCTGCCAACGAAGATCTGCCGCGCGATCGAGGCCGCCTGCCGCGACATCCTCGACGGGCAGCTCCACGATCAGTTCACGGTCGACATCATCCAGGGTGGCGCCGGCACCTCGACGAACATGAACGCCAATGAGGTCATCGCGAACCGTGCGCTCGAACACCTCGGCAGACATCGCGGCGAGTACGAGTTCTGCGACCCGCACGACCATGTCAACCTGAGCCAGTCGACCAACGACGCCTATCCGACCTCGCTCCACATCGCGATGCTGTTGACCAACGACCGCCTGATCGCCGAGCTCGACCTGCTCATCGAATCGTTCCGGAAGAAGGGCAAGAAGTTCGCGAAGGTCCTGAAGATGGGGCGTACGCAACTCCAGGACGCGGTCCCCATGACCCTCGGACAGGAGTTCGAGTCGTGGGCCGCGAGCATCCAGGACGAAGCACGCGTGCTGCGCCGCGTCGAGGCGGCTCTCTGCGACGTCAACATGGGCGCGACGGCGATCGGCACCGGGCTCAACGCGCCGCGCGGCTACGGCCGCAAGTGCGTCGTGCACTTGGCGTCTATCACCGGCAAGCGGATCACCCTCGCCAAGGATCTGATCGAGGCGACGCAGGACACGCAGGCGTTCGTGCTGTACTCCTCGGTGCTCAAGAGTCTGGCGATCAAGCTCTCGAAGGTTTGCAACGACCTCCGGCTGCTCTCCTCAGGGCCGCGGGCCGGCCTCAACGAGATCAACCTGCCCCCGATGCAGCCGGGTTCGTCGATCATGCCGGGCAAGGTGAACCCCGTGATCCCCGAAGTCGTGAATCAGGTCTGCTTCGCGGCGATCGGCAACGACCTGACCGTGACGATGGCCGCCGAGGCGGGCCAGCTCCAGTTGAACGTGATGGAGCCGGTGATCGCCGCCAGAGTCTTCGAGTCGCAGACGATGTTCCTGCGCGCCGCTCGCACGCTGCGCGAGCACTGCGTGGACGGGATCACGGCCAACGAGGACATCTGCCGCGGATTCGTCGAGCGGAGCATCGGCATCGTCACGGCGCTCAACCCGCACATCGGCTACGACAAGGCCACGGAAATCGCGGCCGAGGCGCTGCGTTCGGGCAAGGGCGTCGTCGAGCTCGTCCGGGAGAAGAAGCTGCTGAGCGAGGCGCAGATCAGGAAGGTTCTCGACCCTGTCGCGCTGACGAACATTCGGATCGTGCGCCCACGAAAGAAGGTCGGCTCCCGTCAGACCAGGAGATAA
- a CDS encoding anaerobic C4-dicarboxylate transporter: MFWVELLVVLAAIFVGARVGGAGLGTVAAIGLAVLVFVFGLPPSSPPVTVLAIIVAVVTAAATMQAAGGMDLLVRVAERALRAKPQWITIIAPLVAYIFTFCSGTGHVAYAILPVIAEVSRKAGIRPERPMSISVIASQQAITASPLAAATVGLLGILSASGLQINGKPVELWHILAICIPSTLVGVALGALAVIRKGKALAEDPVYIDRLKKGLVESGETKTEAMSAPARRRAAWSVGIFLTAALLIVLFGMIPSLRPTYTETIGPRDTVPVERIENAILSLLDPQEGMRSIPTAELAEALDRAIDEIESAPTTRQATLGMPTIIQILMLGASGLMMLFLGAKPADAVRSSVATAGVIAVISIIGLGWMGNCFFEGNKEFVVSSLGDAIQARPWIFAIGLFALSILLFSQASTVAALMPLGVALGLPAASLIAMFPAVNGYFFLPTYGTIVAAIAFDRTGTTRIGRFVFNHSFMLPGLVATTGAVLTGLALSKVIF; encoded by the coding sequence ATGTTCTGGGTTGAGCTGCTCGTCGTGCTCGCCGCGATCTTCGTAGGCGCGCGTGTCGGTGGAGCCGGGCTCGGGACCGTCGCGGCGATCGGGCTCGCGGTTCTGGTCTTCGTGTTCGGGCTTCCACCGTCATCACCCCCTGTGACGGTGCTCGCGATCATCGTGGCGGTGGTGACCGCCGCGGCGACGATGCAGGCGGCCGGAGGCATGGACCTTCTCGTCCGCGTCGCCGAGCGCGCGCTGCGCGCCAAACCGCAGTGGATCACGATCATCGCGCCCCTCGTCGCGTACATCTTCACGTTCTGCTCGGGCACGGGCCACGTCGCGTACGCGATTCTTCCGGTGATCGCCGAGGTCTCGCGCAAGGCGGGCATCCGACCAGAGCGTCCCATGTCCATCAGCGTGATCGCATCGCAGCAGGCGATCACCGCGAGCCCGCTCGCCGCAGCGACCGTCGGGCTCCTCGGCATCCTGAGCGCGTCGGGCCTGCAGATCAACGGCAAGCCGGTCGAGCTCTGGCACATCCTCGCGATCTGCATCCCCTCGACGCTCGTAGGCGTCGCGCTCGGCGCCCTCGCGGTGATCCGCAAGGGCAAGGCCCTCGCTGAGGACCCCGTCTATATCGACAGGCTCAAGAAGGGGCTCGTTGAGAGCGGCGAGACGAAGACCGAAGCGATGTCGGCGCCCGCCAGACGCCGCGCCGCGTGGTCGGTTGGGATCTTCCTGACCGCGGCGCTGCTCATCGTGCTGTTTGGCATGATCCCGTCGCTGCGACCGACCTACACCGAAACGATCGGGCCGCGCGACACGGTCCCCGTCGAGAGGATCGAAAACGCGATTCTGTCGCTCCTGGACCCGCAGGAGGGGATGCGTTCGATCCCCACGGCCGAGCTGGCTGAGGCGCTGGATCGTGCGATCGACGAGATCGAGAGCGCGCCCACCACCAGACAGGCGACGCTCGGGATGCCCACGATCATTCAGATCCTTATGCTTGGCGCGTCGGGGTTGATGATGCTCTTCCTCGGGGCAAAGCCCGCCGATGCGGTCCGATCGTCGGTCGCGACGGCGGGCGTTATCGCGGTCATCTCCATCATCGGTCTCGGTTGGATGGGCAACTGCTTCTTCGAGGGCAACAAGGAGTTCGTCGTGAGTTCGCTGGGCGACGCGATCCAGGCGCGCCCCTGGATCTTCGCGATCGGGCTCTTTGCCCTCTCTATCCTGCTCTTCAGCCAGGCGTCCACGGTCGCGGCGCTCATGCCCCTTGGCGTCGCGCTCGGTCTGCCGGCGGCTTCACTCATCGCGATGTTCCCGGCGGTCAACGGGTATTTCTTCCTGCCGACGTACGGAACGATCGTGGCCGCGATCGCCTTCGATCGCACGGGCACCACGCGGATCGGCAGGTTCGTCTTCAACCACTCGTTCATGCTGCCCGGGCTGGTGGCGACCACCGGCGCCGTGCTCACCGGGCTTGCCCTCTCGAAGGTGATCTTCTGA
- a CDS encoding sigma-70 family RNA polymerase sigma factor: MLTRTTTQLLNDLRDPANGEAWSGFDARYRPVLTGFARSLGFSPDDASELAQRAMVEFAQAYRAGRYVRGQGRLSSWLIGIARNTAYAMRRSEGAGKRAGQQDAADIGASIPDEAHLSQIWERERDAAILGQALAELGRSSRLEEHTLRAFELFVVRGVPASEVAEQCGIDVDAVYVIKNRLTKRLREIVRDLTAAYDEGV; the protein is encoded by the coding sequence GTGCTGACGCGCACAACAACCCAGCTGCTGAACGACCTGCGCGACCCGGCGAATGGGGAGGCGTGGTCGGGGTTCGACGCGCGCTACCGACCCGTGCTCACGGGATTCGCGCGTTCGCTGGGATTCTCACCCGACGACGCGTCGGAGCTCGCGCAGCGAGCGATGGTCGAGTTTGCGCAGGCCTATCGCGCAGGGAGGTATGTCCGCGGCCAGGGGCGCCTGAGTTCCTGGTTGATCGGCATCGCGAGGAACACCGCCTACGCCATGCGCCGATCGGAGGGCGCCGGGAAGCGCGCCGGCCAGCAGGATGCCGCGGACATCGGCGCCTCCATCCCCGATGAAGCGCATCTCTCTCAGATCTGGGAGCGAGAACGCGACGCGGCGATCCTCGGTCAGGCGCTCGCGGAACTCGGCCGCTCGTCTCGGCTCGAGGAGCACACGCTGCGCGCCTTCGAGCTCTTCGTCGTTCGCGGCGTTCCGGCGTCAGAGGTGGCCGAGCAGTGCGGGATTGATGTCGATGCGGTGTATGTGATCAAGAACCGGTTGACGAAGCGGCTGCGCGAGATCGTGCGAGATCTGACCGCCGCGTACGACGAGGGCGTGTGA
- a CDS encoding protein kinase, with the protein MEGCPRPAALESLAHTDDPGPALLAHIESCAACAAMVRDIRENREFLRRHAGAIGDALPGSWLKDESCRDPGLAPGYELLEVIGQGGQGVVYRAVQVATRRPAAVKLLLGGVLASPRQRVRFEREVELAASLRHPSIVSVFDSGLTDRGARFVAMEFVDGVPIDEYCGTIEHPVRGSRAWIDAVTRLFVAVASGVGHAHSRGVIHRDLKPSNILVDRHGVPRVLDFGLARHAMVTDSGAPSLTREFAGTPAFAAPEQLLGVEDEPSARSDVYALVVTLYRALTGAHPIPCEGSFSEIIRHAAETEPTPPSHYLPKIPADLETIILRGLSKDPHRRYSDANALCADLEHFLAGEPIDARRDSAWYVLSRLALKHRPIVGAGVIVACTLLAGVIGLAFLATDLDKARRSAEASLAESAVQRARLMGSLGDTDRAEQILWGEAVRVGMADDVGIGFTGSPEAIRSAWSLMELYARMPRRFRTSTNAVTPALGFDRSNGAVWSVDRALVRTSWDLSGRGRSLSAAPGLISEARLILAPRSEGGFVAFAATRSGLSRHDLRTGAVVGPVSIDADSLELTASDDGRYLACVTRGPSGAITIYDAATLRVVTRMLGDAFSVSFARIDGGLALLVGSWTGPDARVSILAEPDWAVVRTLAMAESSRSWRGPTGVRVPRLSPNERYLAAGYNSDLHLFDIDNEHSPLIAVVQGRSPIQTIDFGGSDSTLAVGRHDGEVTLYSIPTLEPLATFPAGKEPSGLAYEADAGVFALGESTRVSVYDAADRPWLTRIPSQSRSVPAVAVSSTGTRAWAGEEGTLMIQPTRDDQARVIPAHTEYVNGVAFSPDGSLLVTGAADGEVRLWSEEGVLVRVIGAELGRVWSVRFSPDGRAIAAATDGGFIHLWGVDADRASAKLRADADRVPMIAFSPDGSLIGAGAAGIRSSPTVWDAATGKRLVALDVGGVATRAVAFSPDGRVFVTASDDRVIRLWDARTGAPLRAIGGLPWGPYDLAFHPTGRVLFTVGPGGDVVVLDPVAAAEVATIHVHEKSTFSVAVSRDGSRLFTAGQDPFIGVVDLSRLAGYVRGNAPYWRESIGTTSPLSR; encoded by the coding sequence ATGGAAGGGTGCCCGCGTCCCGCGGCGTTGGAATCGCTGGCGCACACCGACGACCCAGGCCCGGCGTTGCTGGCTCACATCGAATCCTGTGCGGCGTGTGCCGCGATGGTCCGCGATATCCGCGAGAACCGCGAGTTCCTCCGGCGCCATGCCGGCGCGATCGGCGATGCGCTGCCGGGTTCCTGGCTGAAAGACGAGTCGTGCAGGGACCCGGGTCTCGCACCGGGGTATGAGTTGCTCGAGGTGATCGGGCAGGGCGGGCAGGGGGTGGTGTACAGGGCGGTGCAGGTCGCGACGCGCCGGCCCGCCGCCGTGAAGCTGCTGCTGGGGGGCGTGCTGGCGTCGCCCCGGCAGCGCGTCCGGTTCGAGCGCGAGGTCGAGCTCGCCGCGAGTCTGCGTCACCCGAGCATCGTGAGCGTCTTCGACTCGGGGCTCACGGACCGCGGCGCGCGGTTCGTCGCGATGGAGTTCGTCGACGGCGTTCCGATCGATGAATACTGCGGGACGATCGAGCATCCCGTCAGGGGGTCGCGTGCATGGATCGACGCGGTGACCCGCCTCTTCGTCGCCGTCGCGTCGGGAGTCGGGCATGCGCATTCGAGGGGAGTGATCCATCGGGATCTCAAGCCATCGAACATCCTGGTCGATCGCCATGGCGTGCCGCGTGTGCTCGACTTCGGGCTTGCGCGTCACGCGATGGTGACCGATTCGGGCGCCCCTTCGCTCACGCGTGAGTTCGCGGGCACGCCGGCGTTCGCCGCGCCCGAGCAGCTCCTGGGGGTGGAGGACGAGCCGAGTGCGCGCAGCGATGTGTACGCGCTGGTGGTGACGCTGTACCGCGCCCTCACCGGCGCTCATCCGATCCCGTGCGAGGGTTCGTTCTCCGAAATCATTCGCCACGCCGCGGAGACCGAGCCGACGCCACCCTCGCACTACCTCCCGAAGATTCCGGCGGACCTCGAGACGATCATCCTGCGCGGCCTGTCGAAGGACCCGCACCGGCGATACTCCGACGCGAACGCTCTGTGCGCCGACCTCGAGCACTTTCTCGCGGGCGAGCCGATCGATGCGCGGCGCGACAGCGCGTGGTATGTGCTTTCACGTCTGGCGCTCAAGCACAGACCGATCGTCGGGGCTGGAGTCATCGTGGCCTGCACGCTGCTGGCCGGCGTCATCGGCCTCGCGTTCCTCGCGACGGACCTCGACAAGGCCCGGCGCAGCGCCGAGGCGTCGCTGGCGGAATCCGCGGTGCAGCGCGCCCGGCTGATGGGCAGTCTTGGTGACACAGATCGCGCCGAACAGATCTTGTGGGGTGAGGCCGTTCGCGTCGGTATGGCGGATGATGTGGGCATCGGCTTCACCGGCTCGCCCGAAGCGATCCGGTCGGCGTGGTCGTTGATGGAGCTCTACGCGCGCATGCCGCGAAGATTCCGTACCTCCACGAATGCGGTCACGCCGGCGCTCGGCTTTGATCGCAGCAACGGAGCAGTGTGGAGCGTCGATCGCGCGTTGGTCCGGACCTCATGGGATCTGTCGGGGCGCGGCCGCTCCTTGTCGGCGGCGCCGGGTCTCATATCAGAGGCACGACTGATACTCGCGCCGCGCTCCGAGGGTGGGTTCGTGGCTTTCGCGGCGACCCGGAGCGGGCTCTCGCGCCACGACCTGCGGACCGGCGCCGTTGTCGGGCCGGTCTCGATCGACGCCGACTCGCTTGAGCTCACGGCTTCCGATGACGGCCGTTACCTGGCGTGCGTTACGCGTGGCCCGTCGGGCGCTATCACCATCTACGACGCCGCGACGCTCCGGGTTGTGACGCGCATGCTGGGAGACGCTTTCTCGGTGAGCTTCGCGCGAATAGACGGCGGCCTGGCGCTGCTCGTTGGATCGTGGACGGGGCCGGACGCGCGTGTCTCGATCCTCGCCGAACCCGACTGGGCCGTCGTGCGCACCCTCGCGATGGCGGAGAGCAGCAGGAGCTGGAGAGGCCCGACCGGTGTGCGCGTGCCGCGTCTCTCTCCGAACGAGAGGTATCTCGCGGCGGGGTACAACTCCGATCTTCACCTCTTCGATATCGACAACGAGCACTCCCCGCTCATCGCGGTTGTGCAGGGCCGTTCGCCCATACAGACCATCGATTTCGGCGGCTCCGATTCGACGCTGGCTGTCGGGAGGCACGACGGGGAGGTCACCCTGTACTCGATCCCGACGCTGGAGCCACTCGCGACGTTCCCGGCGGGGAAAGAACCCTCCGGGCTGGCGTATGAGGCGGACGCGGGCGTGTTCGCGCTGGGTGAATCCACGCGTGTGTCCGTGTACGACGCGGCAGATCGGCCCTGGCTCACGCGCATTCCTTCCCAATCGCGGAGTGTTCCTGCGGTCGCGGTTTCGTCGACAGGCACGAGAGCATGGGCCGGAGAAGAGGGAACCCTCATGATCCAGCCGACGCGTGACGACCAGGCGCGCGTCATCCCGGCGCACACGGAGTATGTGAACGGCGTCGCGTTCTCACCCGATGGGTCGCTGCTGGTCACCGGGGCCGCTGACGGTGAGGTCAGACTGTGGAGCGAAGAGGGCGTGCTCGTTCGCGTCATTGGCGCTGAGCTCGGACGCGTATGGAGTGTGCGGTTCAGCCCGGACGGCCGCGCGATCGCGGCGGCCACGGACGGGGGATTCATTCACCTCTGGGGCGTCGACGCCGACCGGGCGTCGGCGAAACTGCGCGCTGACGCCGATCGTGTCCCGATGATCGCGTTCAGCCCCGACGGGAGTCTCATCGGAGCCGGCGCGGCAGGCATCCGCAGTTCGCCGACGGTGTGGGACGCCGCGACAGGGAAACGGCTCGTCGCGCTGGATGTCGGCGGCGTCGCCACGCGCGCCGTGGCGTTTTCCCCGGATGGTCGCGTCTTTGTGACCGCGAGCGATGATCGGGTGATCCGCCTGTGGGACGCGCGGACGGGCGCCCCCCTGCGCGCGATCGGAGGCCTGCCCTGGGGCCCGTACGACCTCGCGTTCCATCCGACGGGGCGCGTCCTGTTCACGGTCGGGCCGGGGGGCGATGTTGTCGTCCTCGATCCGGTCGCCGCCGCGGAGGTTGCGACGATCCATGTGCACGAGAAGTCCACGTTTTCCGTCGCTGTGTCTCGCGACGGTTCGCGGTTGTTCACCGCAGGGCAGGACCCGTTCATCGGGGTCGTCGACCTGTCGCGACTCGCCGGGTATGTGCGTGGAAACGCGCCGTACTGGAGGGAGAGCATCGGGACGACATCGCCGCTGTCGCGTTAG